A window of Negativicoccus succinicivorans genomic DNA:
TATACGCCCGATACGCGTCGCGCAGGTCAGCGGGCAACGTGGCGAACAATTTTTCCACGGCCGCCTGCTCGATCGTGCCGTACATCGCACGAATATCTTCATTAAAATATTTGACCGGCGTCGGCATATCGCCGGTGAACACTTCGCTGACATCATGGTACATACCGAGAACGGCCGCCCGTTCCGGATCGACATGACCGCCGTAACGGACATTGCGAAGTACCGCCAGCATATGCGCGATCATCGCCGTCTGCAAACTGTGTTCCTGAATATTTTCCAGCATCGTGTTTTTCATCAGGCCCCAGCGCTTGATGAATTTCATCCGTGCCAAATAGGCAAAAAAGTGACTGTGCAATTTATTTCTCCCACAATGACGGCGTCAAATACGCCACCAACTTTGATTTTTTGCCGCGGCGCAAATCGATGACCGCGACGCTGCTTTGTTTGAAGGAAAGGCTGACCCCGGTCAGTCCGTACAACCACGCTTCCAAAAACGGTTGGTGACTGACGAAGAAGACATGCTCGGGACCGCCGGAGGCCGTCAGATTGATCAGATGATTATCAAGCGACTCCCAATTGTCACGCGCCAACGCATACAACGTCCCGCTCGTCACATCGGCAGCCGCGCGACCGTCGCGCAAAGTCCGCGCCAAAATCTCGCCGGTCTGTTGCGTGCGCACCAGCGGACTCAAATAAATTCCGACCGCCTGATCCGGCAGCATTTCCTTCAGGTGGCGTCCCATCTTTTCCGTTTCCGCGATGCCGGTATCCGTCAGCGGACGATGAAAATTGTCCAACGTCGCCCGTTCTTTGACGGCATGACCATGGCGCATCAAATACAGCCGCATGGCTACTCCTCTCCCCGATGCGCGGCATGGTTGAGGCCCTGCTCAAGCAAGTGCACCACGTGCGCGTCATCCAAAAAATAGCAGGCATTTTTACCGATTTTACGGAAATCCACCAAGTGCGCCTGGCGAAGAATGCGCAGCTGGTGACTGACCGCGGACGCTTCCATATCAATTGCTTCCGCCAGCTCGTTCACGCAACATTCGCCTTGCCAAAGCACACGCAAAATTTTCAGCCGTGTCGGCTCGCCGAGCACTTTAAAAATATCCGCCAACCGTAGTAACAGCCGGCGTTTTTCTTCCGTATCCAACGTGCCCGCCAACCAAGCCGCGGCTTCATGCGACAATGCGTCCGTACTTGTATTCACTTTCACGCTTTCTTTGCTCCTTCTGTTGTAGGGATAATTTCAACGGTCGCCGGTGCCGCGCTTGTCTGATACCAACCGGAAAGCGGATGTCCGTCCACATACACTTCCGTAATCACTCCGTGACCGTCTGCCAATTTAAATTCCGCGATGATTTGATGCCGCGGCACGGAAATCGGTTCACCGGCGGCTTTATGTCGGGCGATTTCTGCGCGCATATCCGCCGCTTCCGGTGATGCTTCCGCGCGCGCCAGCTCCGCTTCTTTTTGCTCCACCTGTTCCGGTGTCAACGGATCAAACGCCATGAATTCATCCCATGGCAAATCCTGTAATTGGTAACCCGGTAAATAGAAACGCATGAACGGGATGGGGAAGGATACCACGCCATCGTCGACGCCCCAAGCGATCGTTTTGATGTAGTCGCCTTGCGCCGGTTTTTTCAGATCCGCGCCTTTCACCATCAGCATGCCGTTTTTATCATGCGCCACGGCGACGTAAATCGTTTCCTGATTCTCCGGTAAATTTTCACCGAGCCATTTGGCTTTGCTCAACGGCTCCGCCACAAAGGGATCGATATTTTCCTGTAGACGGATATCGACATAATCAACACGCGTACCGGCGATAATCGCGGGCGATTGGTACGTGATCCCGTTGTTCAATACTTCTTCAAATTGACTGCGCTCGCTGAAGATGACCCCCAACTGCACCAGCGCGAGGACGAGAAACGCGAGCAGGTATTTCCATTTGGTCGCCATTTATTTATCCTCCTCTTGCTTGTCGCTGTGCCAGGTCGGTCGCGGCGGTAATGACGGCATTTGAGGCGGGCGACGCGGCGGTAACTCCGCGCGCGAAGTCCGCTCTTTCGTTGCCGTCTGCTCGTCAGCTGCCGGCGGCGTCATCGAGCCGCGCATGCGTGGCGGCCGTGCCGATGCTGCCGAATGGTCCTGCGCGGGCGCGCTGCGTCGAGCCGCTTCCTGCCGACGAGCGCGCCGCACGCGTTGGTTCGTATGTTCCCGCTGCTTGCGTTGCCATGTGGCCATCGCCAAATGCCCCGCCAAAATTAACACGCCCATCACGACGAATGCCGTACCCCGCTGCAGCAAGGTGAACGACTCATCGCCGATCCGCACCACAATAAAGAGCGCGAGTAAAAACAGCGCGCCGTCCGTACGCCAAAGAGAACTGCGACGCAAGCCGTTGATCAGTAACGCGGCAACGCCACCCAAATAGTAAATCATAAAGACAATGGCCAAAAACGTGTAGCCGTAACCGAGTGCCGCAATAAAAGTCGCCAGCGTCACGCACAACGGCACGGCCGCAACCGTGACCAGCGTATACTCACGACGCAACATCAGGCGCCAGCAAAGCACGCCGGTGGCAAACAACAGCAATACCAACACAACGATGGGCAACACCTGCGGTGTCGCGCGGGATATGTACACCCACAGCGAGCGTTGCGTGGCCAGCAGCACGCATACCGCCAGCGCGCCGCCACCCAATACGCGAAACGGCATGCCCCAGCCGGTTTGTTTGCCGACCATCGCCCCGACGAGAAACGTAAACGCGGCAATGATCGTGGCTAGCGCCAAGCTGACAACCGCGACATCCGCCAACGCCACCAACGCGGCGAAGAAAATCGCCAGCGCATAAATCCAGCTGAAAATCAGCAACGAAAGTTCCCGGAAACCGTCGCGATACAAAATGTAAAAATACGGTGCGGCGAGCGCCAGCCAAATCCATACCTGCTGCGCGCCGAGCCACGCGTTCGTGACGCCGAAAGAGCTCACAAACACGCCCGTCAAAATCAGATAGATCGACGCCAATGCCGTCGATCGCACAATGTACACCGCGGGCAAGAGCAGCGCAAGCGACCAAATCGCCCACGCGATCTGATTCCACTCCGATAATTGGTAAATATCTCCCGCAAGCTGCAGCGCTCCGGGAATCGCAATCCCTAAAAACGCTCCGGCCGCCTCGCGCCAAGCGATCGCTTTCGGCTCGAGTGCCAACACGACCGCCACCGCCAACTGCGCCGCCACCGCCAGCGCGACTACCCAGTTGAAGCGCACGCTGTGCGCCAGCGCGTACCATTGATCCGATAAAATCAACAGCGCGCCGAACGCGACCAAGACCGCCGCGAGCACCAGCCAAATAATCCGGCCCCAGCGCAGACCCGGCGCCGCTACTTCACCGTAGCGGGCGCGCAAACGATCGGCCGCCTCTGGTGTCAAAATCCCTTCGCTTACCCATTTGGGAAGCTCTTCATATAGCCAGCGAATACGTTGCTCCATAGGATCCCCCAAGTATTCTTTCTACTAAAAAAGCGGACGGTTGCCCGTCCGCTTTTTTATTTTACAATCAAAACCGGGCATTTCGCGTGGCTGACGATGTAACTCGAAACCGAGCCCATGAAAATGCCTTTCAGCGGCCCTAAGCCGCGGCTCCCCATGACGATCAAGTCCACGTTGTATTTTTCGGCGATCGCGGACAAAGTCGGTCCGGGAGAACCTACTTCAAAAATGGTCTTGACCGGAATATCCGCCGGCACCATACGAACCAATTTTTCCAGAATCTCTTTCCCTTTTTCTTCCAGATCCTCAGCCATCTGTTCACTGACATACCCGGAGCCGCTGGGAATTTGATCAAATCCTGAAATCACCGATACCACATTCGCCACATGGCAAATCAAGAGTGTGCCGCCGGACAATTTTACTAGCTCGATGGCATGCTGTAACGCGCGCACGCCGTTTTCCGAGCCGTCGGCCGGCAACAACACTTCATTAAAATGGATCATAGTCCGCACCCCTTCCACCGCTTTATGAGTTGATTAGTTTTCCTCATTATAACACAGCTCACGGTGGCCGGCGTTTATTTTACTACTAAAACAGGACGCGTGGCATGCTGCAATACATATTGCGATGCCGACCCCAAAACCAAACCTTTGACGGATCCCAAACCGCGACTGCCGATCACGATCAAATCCGCATTCAATTCCTCGGCCACCGTTAGAATCGTTTCCCGTACATCGCCGACGGCGAAAAACATTCGCAGCGGAATATCTTCTGGGAGCGTTGCCGCTTCGCGACGCAAACCTTCACGAACCTGCTCCATTTGATGCTCCGGCAAACCCGGTGCGGCGTGTTCTTCCGCATCCGGCGTGCGGCCTACTTCCACCACGCCGGAATACAACCGCTCTCCGGCGTCCCGTCCGATCAGATTACCCGCGTACAACCGGTCTTCCAGCACGGTCAACAACTGTAACTCCGCGCCGAATTTCTCCGCCAGCAACGCGGCTTCATGGAGTGCCCGACGGGCGTTCTCAGAACCGTCCGTTGGCACAAGAATACGTTGCCAAGAACTTTTTATTGTCAGCCCTCCGTCACTGTTTGATAACTAATACCGGCACTTCCGCGTGTTTCACCACGTAGGAAGAGACCGAACCGACCAACATGCTCGCCAGTGTTCCCATGCCGCGACGGCCCATAACGATCAGATCCGCCTTATATGTGTCCGCCATTTTGAGAAGATCTTCCCGCGGTGAACCGACCGTATACGCGATTTCATAATCGATTCCCGCCGGTACATGATCTTTCGCCGCCGCCAAAATCCGACGTCCGAATTCCCGCTGATAATCCGTTGTTTCTTTCAATTTGACTTCCGTATCCGGCTTGTAGTCGACACGCTCATCCGCTTCCTTGCGATTGCGCGGCGGTTCAAACCAAGCCGTTGTGAAGTGCTGGATATCCATAATATGAGTAAGAATCAACCGGCTACCGAATTTTTCCGCCAAGGCCACTGCGGCCTCCAATGCAAACCGGGCGTGCTCCGAACCGTCCAGTGCCACCAGAATCGTCTGACATCTCATTGCTATCCCTCCTTCATATAAATTAATAACCTTTCTCCTTTCATCATATAGCGGTCCGAGTGGACCGTCAAGCCGATCAAGCGCGGGCATACATCGGCGCTTTGTGCAAAAATATCGTTTTTATTTTATCCGTATGTAAATTTTTTCTTTACTTTGACACAAACCCGTTCGGAAATTGACAATATCTCTTTATGCTTATGGCAAGAAACTAAAGGAGGAAGATCAGGAACATGATGAAACGCACTTTTTTATGGAGCGCGGTTGCGCTTAGTCTGCTCGCCGGCAGCGTTGCATTCGCCGCGCCGACACCCGCCATTGATCGTTATACCGTAGAACTGCCCGCTCACGAATATCTCACCGTGCCGGGTCAAACGAAACATGCCATCCCCCTCGGCTATGGTTCGGCATTGACCTACAAAGAAACGACTCGTGACGGCGCCATTGAATTCTACGGTGTCACGGATCGCGGCCCGAACTTGGACAGCGTCCAATATCGTGACGGCGATCAAAAGCGCAGCAGTAAAATTTTCCCCGTCCCCGATTACGCGCCGCGTATCGGTATCATTCGTGTCAAAGACGGGAAAGCGACGGTCGTTTCATCGTTTTCTTTGAAGAATAAACTAGGCCAAGATATCAGCGGTCGTCCGATACCGCAAGGCGCTCTTGGTAATACCGGCGAAATCGGCTTGGATCTTCAGTTCCGGCCGCTCGCCTATGACAAAAACGGTTTGGATCCGGAAGGACTTGCCGTCGATGCGCAAGGTCACTTCTGGCTGACCGATGAATACGGCCCGTTCCTCGTCGAATACGACAGACAAGGCCGCGAACTTCGCCGCCTTGCTCCGGGTCAAGGTTTACCGAAAATTTTACAGGAACGTCAACCCAACCGCGGCGCGGAAGGTTTGGCGATCACGCCCGCCGGTAAATTGATGGTGATGATGCAGAGCACGCTCAACGTCGGCGGCAAAACGAAAAACATCGCCAACTTTACCCGTCTCGTTCTTGTCGATCCGAAATCGGGCGACGTCAAAACATACGCTTACCCGATCACGCCCGGCTCTTATAAAAAGAACTCCGCGATGAAACTCGGCGACATCGCCGCCATCAATGATCACCAATTCCTGGTCATCGAGCAGGGCAAAGACGCGCAGGGAACGATGCAAAACCGCATCTACAAAATCGACATCGCGAAAGCGACCGATATTACCGATATGACTTCCGGTCAGGAAGCGTTGGAAGCGGATAAAGACGCGCTCGGCAAACTTTTCCAACCGGCGCAAAAAGAGCTTTTCCTTGACCTCCGTCAGCATGGCTGGACGGTGGAAAAAGCGGAAGGTATCGTGCTTTTACCGGATAAAAAGACGCTCGCGATTGCGAACGACAATGACTTCGGCATCGCCCTCAAAATCGAAGGCGCAACCGCCGGTCAAGATGATATTACGGAATATACTTACGATGCCGAACAACGAATTCTTCGCGGCGCCGACGGCACGCCGACCCGTATTCGGGCGACGATGACCGAAGGCCCTGACCCCTCGGTGTTGTGGCTGATCCACCTGCCGCAACCGCTTTGATATCCAGGCGCCCCCTTGAAAGCCCGGCCGCGCGGAATCAACACCGCGCGGCCGGATTGCTATGTACGCGCATGTACCTTTTTTCTCCTTTTCTAAAGAAAATACATCGCCATTGCCGTGTTTTCTTTAGGGGAATATTCGTGTGCGCTCACTCTGCAGTTTCGTGCGGTGACGCTTGTTGACATATTGCAGAATTTTCTCTATATTACGAGTATGAGAAGCTGCTATCGAGGTATCAGTTACGGCGGAGCGATGCTCCCCGGCTGGTTTAAGCCAGGTAGCGGCTTCTTTTTTCTTGCCTGCCATTTTTTCAAACCATATTTTCCCGTAAGTTTTTACCGCCTTGCATCGCCATTTTTATGCGCCCGAAAACGCGAGAATGCTCTGCGCACTTTCTTTCCATATTGTTTTTGCGCAATCAAAAAGCCCCTTCATATCGGGGCTTTTTATTTTTATCGGTTGCCGATCATGGACGCGAGAAACGCCTGCGTGCGTTCACTCCGCGGCGCGGTGAAAACTTGCTCGGGCGCTCCTTCTTCTTCCACTACGCCGTCAACCATAAATAAAACATGGTCGGCGACCGAACGGGCAAAGGCCATCTCGTGCGTCACGAGGATCATCGTGAGTTTTTCTTCCGCGAGCCGCTGAATGGTTTTTAAGACTTCGCCGGTAAGTTCCGGATCCAGCGCGGACGTCGGTTCATCAAAGAGCATGATTTGCGGCTCCATCGCTAAGGCGCGGGCGATGGCGACACGCTGCTTTTGCCCGCCGGAGAGTTGACTCGGATACACGTCTTTTTTCGTGTAAAGGCCGACGCGTTCGAGTTGCGCCTCCGCCATCGGCAAAATGTCCTGCTTTTTCATGCCCTTGACAATTTGCGGCGCGATCATAATGTTATCCAATACCGTCATATGCGGAAAAAGATTAAACTGCTGAAAGACCATGCCCATTTTGCCGCAGATTTTTTGAATTTCTTCCGGTTTGGCATACGCGCTGCCGGCTTCACTGTCGGTCGCGAGTGCTTTACCGTCGACCAGGATCGTGCCACGGTCAATGGTTTCCAAGTGGCACAGGCAACGCAAAAACGTGCTTTTACCGCTGCCTGACGGGCCGATGACCGAGGTCACGCCGCCGCGTTCGCGCAGCAACGTGCAACCGCGCAAGACTTCCGTCGTGCCGAATTTTTTATGGATATTTTTCATTTCAATAAAAGCCATACGTGCCTCCTATTCGTCGTACACAGCGAAATGTTTTTCCAGTCGCGTTAGAATTTTCGTCAGGAAGAACGTACAGATAAGGTAAATCACGCCCGCCACGAAAAACGCGGTCGTATCGAAATCGCGCTGCACGACGCTGCGCGTCAGCCGCATCAAATCGTCCATCGCGAGTACATAGACCAAGGACGTATCTTTCAAGAGAGTAATGGTTTCGTTACCGACCGGAGCGAGAACCCGTTTGACGACCTGCGGCAAAATGATGTAACGCATCGTTTGCGGGTATGTGAAACCGAGCACCTTGGCTCCTTCGTACTGGCCGCGGCTGATGTTTTGGATGCCGCCTCGAAAAATTTCCGCAAAGTACGCCGCATAGTTAGCGACGAACGCGATCAATGCCGCCGTAAAGTCACCGAACTGAATGGAAACGCCGGGAATGAGCGGCAGTCCGTAATAGATGAACAGGATCTGCAGCATCAGCGGCGTGCCGCGCATGACGTAAATATAGGCCGCTACGAGTTCGCGGACCGGTTTCCAGCTGCACACGCGGAAAATCGCCAGCAAAACGCCGAGCGGTAACGATAAGATGATCGTCAGGAAAAAAATTTCCGCCGTCACCTTTAAGCCCGACAACAACGTCGGTAAAATTGAAACAATGTAATCCATTTTCTATCCTCTCTCAGCAAACAGGCCGGTCATCCCGGCCTGTTTTTACTTGGTTATGCGGTTTCCCTCGCTCAGTTCATGACATCTTTACCGAACCATTTTTCGGAGATCTTCGCGCCCGTGCCGTCGGCTTTGATTTCACCGATCGCCCGATCAATCGCCTTTTTGAGTTCGGCGGAATCTTTACGCATGCCCACGCCGTATATTTCGGTCGCCAAGACCTTCGGCAATTCATAGAAAGTATCCGGTTTCTTCGTCATGTAGTAACGTCCGACAACGCCGTCCACCAACACCGCATCAATACGGCCGATTTCCAAATCCAGCAACGCGTCCGTATAAACCGCATACAGACGTAATTCTTTGAAGGAATTTTTCAAATCCGGCAATTTCGCCAGCGCGTCGATTCCCGTGCCGCCTTCCTGCGTGCCGACAATTTTACCCGCCAACGAATCCATATCCTTCAAATCCGCGCGGGATTTCAATGTAACGATAATCTGATCATTGTGCATGTAAGGTTCGGAGAAATCGATTTTTTCTTTACGTTGATCCGTAATCGTCAGCCCGTTCCAAAGAAGGTCAACGCGTTTGGCAGTAAGTTCCGCTTCCTTGCTCGCCCAATCAATCGGCTTGAATTCCATTTGTATGCCGGTCCGTTTACCGACTTCTTTCGCCAGTTCGATATCAAAGCCGGTCAATTCACCTTTTTCATTGCGGAATCCCATCGGCGGGAAATTGTCATCCAAGCCGACAACAACTTTCGTCGGTAATTTTGTGTCCGCTGCGGCCGGTTTCGCGTCATTACCGCAACCCGCCAGCACGCCGACTACACCGAGACCGATTAATGCTGTGACCGTCATTTTTTTCCAGTTCATGAGAATACCTCCTATACGTGACTGTTCTGTCATAAATAATTTTCCATTTTATTTTTATATCATTTCTCGGGTCGCATGATGTCGCGCTCCACCCGTCATTTCCAACGCTCGCTCGAGCGCGACTACCGTGCCTGAAAAATAATTCAAGGCCATCCGCCATCGCATGTGACCACACTCCTTTACCTGATGATATGACTATAATACTTTACTTTGATAAAAAAGTAAAGAGATAAATTAATTTTTCTGAAATTTTTTGCATTTAAATTTTTTTGCACAAAAAAAGAATGCCGTACGGCATTCTTTTAATGGATCGTCGCGCCTGTCTGCGCAACAATGGCGAGAAAAACTACTGTTGTTAAAACAAAAAGTGAGATCACCACTTTGAGTCCCGTCCCGATCAGTTGCGCTATCGCGGCGCTGATCGCTACCGATTTCGCCGCCTGCTGATCTTGATGCTCATAGTAGACGGCCGCGTAGGTCGCGAGGAACACGCCGATGACGACACCGATCAGCGAACCGACAATCGGCAAAATGCCGCTGCCGATGATGCCGCCCAAAATACCGCCGCCCACGGCGATCATTTGCGTTTTCCAGCCGCGCCGCTTGCGACGCACGCCGATCATGCCCGCGAGAAATTCGATGACTTCCCCCAAGACGAGCGCGCCGACCAGCAAGGCGACCGCCGTCACGGAAAACAAACGAAAACCGTCCAGCAGACCGAAGCCCACCAGCACCAGCATCATGGCGTAATTGCCCGGCAACCCCGCCGCCGTCGCCGCGATGCAGCAAATCAGGAGAAAGACGAGGATAAATACCAGCATTGTGTTCACAGTTCGTCCCTCCCGTCACGCGCACTTATTTAGTCGCGCGCAACAATTCTTTATCGGCAATGTCCGTACGAAATTGCATGCCGTCAAATTCAATTTCCGAAAGCGCCTGATACGCCGCCTCTTTCGCTTCCGCCAACGAGGGGCGTACGGCGACGACGTTCAAGACTCGACCGCCGTCGGTAAAATACGCGTCATCGATATGACGCGTTCCCGCGTGAAAGACGAGCGCATCCCGAGCGACCGCCTCGGCAAGCCCCGTGATGCGATCACCGCGGTACGTTTTGCGCGGATACCCGAACGACGCCGCCACTACGCAAACCGCGTGCGCGTCCAACCAACGCAAACGCACCTGATCAATATGTCCCGTGCAAATTTTTTCCATGATATCCGCAAGATCACTGTCCAAAAGCGGCAACAATACCTGCGTTTCCGGATCGCCGAAACGGCAGTTAAATTCCACCACTTTCGGTCCGTCCGCCGTGATCATCAACCCCGCGTATAATACGCCGCGGAACGGTGATCCTTCCGCCACGAGAGCGGCCGCCGTCGGTTTCAAAATTTGTTCCACCGCGGCTTCGTACACCGCGTCCGTCACCACCGCGGCCGGCGCGAACGCGCCCATGCCGCCGGTATTCGGACCGCGATCATCGGTCAACAAACGTTTATGATCCTGCGCGGGAATCATGGGGATGACCGTTTCCCCGTCGACGAATGCCAAAAGGCTCGCTTCTTCGCCGACCATAAATTCTTCAATAATAATTTTTTCACCGGCGCTGCCGAACGCGTCGCCGGTCAGCATGGAGCGAATCGCCTCCACCGCGTCTTCATGCGTTTCCGCAATGACGACGCCTTTACCGGCCGCCAGACCGTCCGCTTTTATTACATACGGCGCCTGCATTTCATCCAAAAAGGCAATGGCTTTATCGGCATCGGTAAAACTGCCGTACGCCGCCGTCGGAATGTGGTAACGGGCAAAAAGATCTTTGGCGAACACCTTGGAACTTTCAATGCGCGCCGCCGCCTGCGTCGGGCCGAAAACGAGAATTTCCCGTTTTGTGAGCACATCGACGATACCGTCAGCCAACGGCCCTTCACTGCCGACCACGACGAGATCCGGCGCCTGCATCGTAATAATATCCGCCAGTTCCGCCGTACTGTTCCAATCCAACGGCAAATATTCCGCCACTTCATGCATGCCGTAACGACCGGGAACCGCCACGATTTCGCTGACGCGTTCACTTTGCGCAAGCTTCCAGGCGAGTGCGTGCTCGCGGCCGCCGTTACCTACCAAAACGATTTTCATACCACTGCTCCTTATATTTATGTTCGTATCAGCCGTGCCGGAAATGCCGCGTACCCGTGCAAACCATCGCGATACCGGCAGCATCTGCCGCCGCAATGGATTCCTGATCGCGAATGGATCCGCCCGGTTGAATGATCGCCGTGATGCCGGCTTGCGCCGCCGTTTCCACGGTATCACCGAACGGGAAAAACGCATCGGAAGCAAGCACCGCGCCTTTTGCCTTCGCGCCCGCCTGTTCCAAGGCGATCTTCGCCGCGCCGACACGGTTCATCTGTCCCGCGCCGATGCCGAGCGTCGCGTTCGCGTCGGTCACGACAATCGCATTCGATTTGACATGACGCACGACCGCCCAAGCGAGGCGCAGGGCCTGCATTTCTTCCGCCGTCGGTTGCCGCTTGGTGACGACCTGCCATGTCGCTTCGTCGTCTTGCCGATCATCGGCGTCCTGCAATAAAAGGCCGCCGGAGATGTGTTTCAGCTGCCAATCGCCTTCCTGCGGAGCGTCGGCTTCCAATAAGCGAATATTTTTCTTTTCCGACAATAAGGCCAACGCGTCGGGGCTGAACTTCGGCGCGATGACAACTTCAAAAAAGATCGGGCGCATTTTTTCCGCTGCCGCCAGATCCACTTCACGATTGCAGGCGACAATGCCGCCGTACGCGGAAACATCATCCGCGGCAAACGCCCGCACAAACGCGTCGGCCATATCTTCGCCGACGGCAAAACCGCACGGATTCGTATGTTTTATAATAGCACAACTCGGCGCGTCAAGGGAACACGCAAGCTGCCAAGCCGCTTCCGTGTCGACCAAGTTATTATAGGAAAGTTCTTTGCCGTGAAGCTGTTTGGCATTGGCTACGCCGCCTTTGCTGTCGGGCGCCCGATAAAACGCCGCCTGCTGATGCGGATTTTCGCCGTAACGCAGATCCATGACCTTTTCCATATGCAGCTCAAATTGCTCCGGAAACACAGATTCCGACGCTTTTGTCTGCGTCGCGACTATTTTCTCGTCCGGCGACTGCGCCGCCAAATAGTGCGCGATTTTCGCATCGTACGCGGCGGTATGCGCAAATGCGGCCTGCGCCAATCCGAACCGATAATGATCGTTGACCGTACCTTCACCGACATGTTGCGCCAGATCTTCGTACTGCGCGGGGCTGGTGACGACGAGCACATCGCGCCAGTTTTTCGCGGCCGCGCGGATCATCGACGGCCCGCCGATATCAATCTGCTCAATCGCGTCCGCCAACGTCACGCCGGGTTTGGCGATCGTTTCCGCAAACGGATACAAATTGACGACGACAATGTCGATCGGCGCAATGCCGTGTTGCGCCAGCGCCTCCATATGATCGGGATGATCGCGTCGCGCCAGGATGCCGCCATGCACCATGGGGTGAAGTGTTTTGACCCGACCGTCGAGCATTTCGGGAAATTGCGTCACCGTTTCGACCGGCGTCACATCCACTCCCGCCTGTTGCAATGCGGCCAATGTTCCGCCCGTGGAAATCAATTCATACCCCGCGCCCGAAAGTTGCTGCGCAAGTTCCACAATCCCCGTTTTATCGGAAACGCTCAATAAAGCTCGTTTGGCCATAGTCATTCCTCCTCCGACGCCGTACGCCGTACCACTTTACGTTCCGCTATACAAAGTTCGTCACGGCATAACGCCGCCATCGCCTCTACATAGGTCGGATGTTCTACTGTTAAAATACGTTCGGCAAGTGACGCTTCGTCATCACTTGCAAATACCGGTACCGCCGTTTGCATAATAATCGGCCCGCTGTCCATGCCCGCATCGACAAAATGCACGGTGCAACCGCTCACTTTAACGCCGGCCTCAATCGCCTGACGTTGCGCATGCAATCCGGGGAATGACGGTAAAAGCGCCGGATGAATATTGACGATCCGTCCCCCATACACCGCCAAAATCGGCGCGCCGATAATCCGCATATAGCCCGCGAGGCAAATATAATCGGGCGCGTACGGACGCAGCATTTCCACCACCGCGTTTTCGTAAGCGTCTTTATCCGCAAATTCCCGCGGCGCAAACGCGTGGCAATCGATTCCCGC
This region includes:
- a CDS encoding DUF2157 domain-containing protein → MEQRIRWLYEELPKWVSEGILTPEAADRLRARYGEVAAPGLRWGRIIWLVLAAVLVAFGALLILSDQWYALAHSVRFNWVVALAVAAQLAVAVVLALEPKAIAWREAAGAFLGIAIPGALQLAGDIYQLSEWNQIAWAIWSLALLLPAVYIVRSTALASIYLILTGVFVSSFGVTNAWLGAQQVWIWLALAAPYFYILYRDGFRELSLLIFSWIYALAIFFAALVALADVAVVSLALATIIAAFTFLVGAMVGKQTGWGMPFRVLGGGALAVCVLLATQRSLWVYISRATPQVLPIVVLVLLLFATGVLCWRLMLRREYTLVTVAAVPLCVTLATFIAALGYGYTFLAIVFMIYYLGGVAALLINGLRRSSLWRTDGALFLLALFIVVRIGDESFTLLQRGTAFVVMGVLILAGHLAMATWQRKQREHTNQRVRRARRQEAARRSAPAQDHSAASARPPRMRGSMTPPAADEQTATKERTSRAELPPRRPPQMPSLPPRPTWHSDKQEEDK
- a CDS encoding ArsR/SmtB family transcription factor; amino-acid sequence: MKVNTSTDALSHEAAAWLAGTLDTEEKRRLLLRLADIFKVLGEPTRLKILRVLWQGECCVNELAEAIDMEASAVSHQLRILRQAHLVDFRKIGKNACYFLDDAHVVHLLEQGLNHAAHRGEE
- a CDS encoding SixA phosphatase family protein, producing the protein MRLYLMRHGHAVKERATLDNFHRPLTDTGIAETEKMGRHLKEMLPDQAVGIYLSPLVRTQQTGEILARTLRDGRAAADVTSGTLYALARDNWESLDNHLINLTASGGPEHVFFVSHQPFLEAWLYGLTGVSLSFKQSSVAVIDLRRGKKSKLVAYLTPSLWEK
- a CDS encoding esterase-like activity of phytase family protein; translated protein: MMKRTFLWSAVALSLLAGSVAFAAPTPAIDRYTVELPAHEYLTVPGQTKHAIPLGYGSALTYKETTRDGAIEFYGVTDRGPNLDSVQYRDGDQKRSSKIFPVPDYAPRIGIIRVKDGKATVVSSFSLKNKLGQDISGRPIPQGALGNTGEIGLDLQFRPLAYDKNGLDPEGLAVDAQGHFWLTDEYGPFLVEYDRQGRELRRLAPGQGLPKILQERQPNRGAEGLAITPAGKLMVMMQSTLNVGGKTKNIANFTRLVLVDPKSGDVKTYAYPITPGSYKKNSAMKLGDIAAINDHQFLVIEQGKDAQGTMQNRIYKIDIAKATDITDMTSGQEALEADKDALGKLFQPAQKELFLDLRQHGWTVEKAEGIVLLPDKKTLAIANDNDFGIALKIEGATAGQDDITEYTYDAEQRILRGADGTPTRIRATMTEGPDPSVLWLIHLPQPL
- a CDS encoding universal stress protein; its protein translation is MTIKSSWQRILVPTDGSENARRALHEAALLAEKFGAELQLLTVLEDRLYAGNLIGRDAGERLYSGVVEVGRTPDAEEHAAPGLPEHQMEQVREGLRREAATLPEDIPLRMFFAVGDVRETILTVAEELNADLIVIGSRGLGSVKGLVLGSASQYVLQHATRPVLVVK
- a CDS encoding universal stress protein, yielding MIHFNEVLLPADGSENGVRALQHAIELVKLSGGTLLICHVANVVSVISGFDQIPSGSGYVSEQMAEDLEEKGKEILEKLVRMVPADIPVKTIFEVGSPGPTLSAIAEKYNVDLIVMGSRGLGPLKGIFMGSVSSYIVSHAKCPVLIVK
- a CDS encoding universal stress protein, which encodes MRCQTILVALDGSEHARFALEAAVALAEKFGSRLILTHIMDIQHFTTAWFEPPRNRKEADERVDYKPDTEVKLKETTDYQREFGRRILAAAKDHVPAGIDYEIAYTVGSPREDLLKMADTYKADLIVMGRRGMGTLASMLVGSVSSYVVKHAEVPVLVIKQ
- the yfbR gene encoding 5'-deoxynucleotidase; the protein is MHSHFFAYLARMKFIKRWGLMKNTMLENIQEHSLQTAMIAHMLAVLRNVRYGGHVDPERAAVLGMYHDVSEVFTGDMPTPVKYFNEDIRAMYGTIEQAAVEKLFATLPADLRDAYRAYILTPEEDPLWELAKAADTLSAYLKCVEERTAGNPEFDEAYATIRKKLEESPVPEVHDFLAIFAPSFMLTLDALNADAKEEK